tgaatacatttttatattcctTCAATCCTAAGTTTTTCTTATAGTAAcccaaaaaaatttcaatattccaTATAAtgcaatacttttttttatatacacctTTACAAATTAAAACGTGGTTATTTAGTTTTGCTTGTTATATCCAgattcaaacattaaataattataatttaaattattgttgacaATGGGTGATTAATCACATTTTTAGTGTATtgtcagttttaatattttagcaatcatattaattaaattttgttcattttaagactgataaataattgattatttaagaATCAACACCCTACCATTAGTAAcatcaacatttaaacaattataaaagaaGTATGTTAAGTTGGAACTAAATTAagggtattaaataatatagaaacaatatttgttttatgtttttttattgaaaaagtcataactattatgatgatgatgttTCCATCGCGGCTGCTGCTGCAGATTCTTCGGTGTATTTTCCTTTTCCTTTGAGAGCCAATGCTTGAGCTCTGCCTTTGCCTCTCCTGTCAAGAATCTTCTTACGGTCTTTGTCCAACTTGAGTTTTACAATGACACACTAAagaatggtataaaaatatataaattataatatttaacaaataaaataataatataaatataacaagtaCCTTTGAAGGATGAATTCCAACATAAACAGTTGCACCATTAGCTTTTTCACGTTGAATCCTTTCAATGTAGATGACGTATTTCTTTCTGTACACTTGGACAATTTTGCCAACTTGTTGACCTCTGAAATGTCCTCTTACAacctaaaaatttgaaaaatatagatttaaaagcGTAGACTAAAATAGAACCACAAATAGTTTAAAgtgaatgatttaatattattatttaatcagagCCTTAGAATTATCATTTCACAGATAAAACTCCTACAATCATTCATTCGGCTACAAGAACTGCAaccaaaaaacaattatacttGTTATTCGTCCGTTTCAAAGAATGGTTTTGTTTCATCACATTAatcaaagaaaataaaatatttaaatcatagacCTTTAAACTAATGAACTAACACCGCTTAGAGATAAATCACCAGACGGGATTGTTCAGTGAGAAAAGATAGGTTCTGGCCATTACAATATGACAAAACATGTTTTTCCCTCTCAGTTATCTCATTTGAATTGGGCAGGGTAGCGAGGGGCGCACTGTTAAATAGTTTATAGATCTATGATTTAAAGAAGTTAACTGGTTGCAGGGCCGGATAGTaatactatactctgttcaaaatgagatcGGACCTCGGCAGCCAATTTGTGCGCATGGGCGTGGCTTTGTTTCGTGGCAGTGCTCAACGCGTTGCCGTAGTGGGGACGGCGTCTGACCATATGTCTGACTGCCGCCCGATgaaaactggtcgccgccgAGGTCCggtcttattttgaacagagtataggtgGGCCACAACAATTTTGGGCCGTTCAAGTCATGAGGGGCCGCGCTgactaaaaatatgttaaaagttgaaaaatggagactataaaataaaataactaagcACAGAATAAGAATGTACCCAACGGCTGCCAGTTTGTAAGTGGGATGGTAAAGTATGGAAAACTCGGTGAGCCGAATTCGTCCAATCCGGTCCTGACTGGTTGTACTACTTAGCAttcatatatacacattttaaagcattttagtatttaatcaGAGCctttataatagcatttaacAGATAAAACTCATACAATCAGTCATTGTGCTACAAAAACTGTAGCACAAGAATGCTTGTACTCGTTATTCGTCTGT
This portion of the Acyrthosiphon pisum isolate AL4f chromosome A1, pea_aphid_22Mar2018_4r6ur, whole genome shotgun sequence genome encodes:
- the LOC100572810 gene encoding 60S ribosomal protein L26, coding for MKFNIYKTSSRRKSRKLHFTAPSHIRRRIMSAPLSKELRSKYNVKSMPVRKDDEVQVVRGHFRGQQVGKIVQVYRKKYVIYIERIQREKANGATVYVGIHPSKCVIVKLKLDKDRKKILDRRGKGRAQALALKGKGKYTEESAAAAAMETSSS